The following proteins are encoded in a genomic region of Candidatus Diapherotrites archaeon:
- a CDS encoding tRNA lysidine(34) synthetase TilS, whose product MGDKAKAKKCERCGKAAKMHLSYGPHDYCEKHFTEFFEHRVRKTIRVNGLVKPGEKVLAGVSGGKDSLVTLYLLHKIFSPAIRLEALMIDEGIPGYREKALKIAKAHCKDWNVPFTVVSHKSEFGKTTSDVFHAIGGEKAVESACAYCGPMRREILNKYAVQGNFDKLATGHNLDDECQSILMNVFDNDTKRMGRLGPIADSDETGAMVPRVKPLYLSPEKEVIAFAAFSGIETYSEECCPFSWQAKRNAFREMLNSMEERFPGSKFKIIGFLEGFKKTANAKKTSEQNQSAQSHKSQNRETTQSLLLERLGKLERKTRAKNRRDKTLTCATTKLA is encoded by the coding sequence ATGGGCGACAAAGCCAAGGCGAAAAAGTGCGAAAGGTGCGGGAAGGCTGCGAAAATGCACCTTTCTTACGGTCCGCACGACTACTGCGAAAAGCATTTCACGGAATTTTTCGAGCATCGCGTGCGCAAAACCATCCGGGTGAACGGCCTCGTGAAGCCGGGTGAAAAGGTTTTGGCCGGCGTTTCCGGCGGCAAGGACTCGCTCGTTACGCTGTATCTTTTGCACAAGATTTTCAGCCCGGCAATCCGGCTTGAAGCGCTCATGATTGACGAAGGCATTCCAGGCTACAGGGAAAAGGCATTGAAAATCGCAAAAGCCCATTGCAAGGACTGGAACGTTCCGTTCACCGTCGTTTCGCACAAGTCCGAATTCGGCAAAACCACAAGTGACGTTTTTCACGCAATCGGCGGCGAAAAGGCGGTGGAAAGCGCGTGCGCTTACTGCGGGCCGATGAGAAGGGAAATCCTCAACAAGTACGCGGTCCAAGGAAATTTTGACAAGCTTGCGACCGGCCACAACCTCGACGACGAATGCCAGAGCATTCTCATGAATGTTTTCGACAACGACACAAAGAGGATGGGGCGGCTGGGGCCGATCGCGGATTCCGATGAAACCGGCGCAATGGTTCCGCGCGTAAAGCCTCTTTACCTCTCCCCTGAAAAGGAAGTGATTGCCTTTGCCGCGTTCTCTGGCATTGAAACCTACAGCGAAGAGTGCTGCCCTTTCAGCTGGCAGGCCAAAAGAAATGCTTTCAGGGAAATGCTCAACAGCATGGAGGAAAGGTTTCCGGGCTCGAAATTCAAAATCATCGGCTTCCTCGAAGGATTCAAAAAAACCGCCAATGCAAAAAAAACGTCCGAACAAAACCAAAGCGCGCAAAGTCATAAAAGCCAGAACCGCGAAACCACGCAAAGCCTTCTCCTTGAAAGGCTCGGAAAGCTTGAGAGGAAAACGCGTGCAAAAAACCGCAGGGACAAAACTTTGACGTGCGCAACGACAAAGCTTGCCTGA
- a CDS encoding small nuclear ribonucleoprotein (Enables 3` processing of polyadenylated mRNAs and tRNA precursors), producing MTSRPFDFLNDAIGKEVLVMLKDNVSIRGTLKAFDVHMNIVLEGAEQLENGSPKAKYGKLMVRGDNVLLISP from the coding sequence ATGACGTCAAGACCATTCGATTTTCTCAATGACGCGATCGGAAAAGAGGTTCTGGTCATGCTCAAGGACAACGTTTCAATCCGCGGAACCCTCAAAGCCTTCGACGTGCACATGAACATAGTGCTCGAAGGCGCGGAACAGCTCGAAAACGGCTCGCCAAAGGCAAAATACGGGAAGCTGATGGTGAGAGGCGACAACGTGCTCCTCATCTCCCCATGA
- a CDS encoding AAA family ATPase produces MGRTITIASGKGGVGKTTITANLGIALAKRGKKVLLIDGDIAMANLSLILGMQSSPITLHDVLLGEAVVQDAIYDGPGGISFIPSGLSLESYRRVDSERLASVVKAVTNDYDFVFLDAPAGIEKNVMAAINACEETLLVTQPNAPSLADVLKTKIVSQRLGKKPIGIIVNFVMHEKGEISDEDLMRMIELPVYGLIPFDAEVRKSFMQEKVAPLVLRNPDSPAAIAIQKTAAKLAGLPVEFIGGKREGFLSRLLSIFSRNKKQ; encoded by the coding sequence ATGGGACGCACAATAACAATCGCATCCGGCAAAGGCGGCGTCGGAAAAACGACGATAACGGCAAACCTCGGCATAGCGCTCGCAAAGCGCGGCAAAAAAGTCCTTCTGATTGACGGCGACATCGCCATGGCTAACCTTTCCCTCATTCTCGGCATGCAGTCCTCGCCGATAACACTGCACGACGTACTGCTGGGCGAAGCGGTTGTGCAGGACGCGATTTACGACGGGCCCGGAGGCATATCGTTCATTCCATCCGGCCTCAGCCTTGAAAGCTACCGCAGGGTTGACTCGGAGCGCCTTGCATCCGTAGTGAAGGCAGTCACAAACGACTACGATTTCGTTTTCCTCGACGCCCCTGCCGGAATAGAAAAAAACGTGATGGCGGCAATCAATGCGTGCGAGGAAACGCTACTTGTGACGCAGCCAAACGCGCCCTCGCTTGCCGACGTGCTCAAGACAAAAATCGTTTCACAGCGCCTCGGCAAAAAACCCATCGGCATAATAGTGAATTTTGTAATGCACGAAAAAGGCGAGATTTCCGACGAGGACCTCATGCGCATGATTGAACTGCCGGTTTACGGCCTCATCCCATTCGACGCGGAAGTCAGGAAATCATTCATGCAGGAAAAAGTCGCGCCCCTTGTGCTGAGGAATCCGGACAGCCCCGCGGCAATCGCGATACAGAAAACCGCGGCAAAGCTTGCCGGCCTTCCAGTCGAATTCATCGGCGGAAAACGCGAAGGTTTTTTAAGCAGGTTATTGTCAATATTCTCAAGGAATAAAAAACAGTGA
- a CDS encoding DUF2226 domain-containing protein has translation MALNIPAGKVIESRLELSKSDFPQRAKKLMDQGFTGYIVLTIDGYAGIEEGMLFFRKGGLVASTYHYDKFDMTIFGDFAAKQVLNASKAEFGVIDISELSMPQMELIVAFNEKISLTREISPKDLNKLLPAVYVSDYSQQVLSDVLKLTESKYGLFKKLGLQEI, from the coding sequence ATGGCTCTGAACATTCCCGCGGGCAAGGTCATTGAAAGCAGGCTTGAGCTTTCAAAATCGGATTTTCCGCAAAGGGCGAAAAAGCTCATGGACCAGGGATTCACAGGATACATCGTCCTGACAATCGACGGATACGCCGGAATTGAGGAAGGAATGCTGTTTTTCCGGAAAGGAGGGCTTGTCGCTTCAACCTACCATTACGACAAGTTCGACATGACGATCTTCGGCGACTTCGCGGCAAAGCAGGTGTTGAACGCGTCAAAGGCGGAATTCGGCGTTATCGACATTTCAGAGCTTTCGATGCCGCAAATGGAGCTCATTGTGGCGTTCAACGAAAAGATTTCGCTCACGCGGGAAATTTCCCCAAAGGATTTAAATAAGCTTTTGCCGGCAGTTTACGTATCCGATTACTCGCAGCAGGTTCTGTCGGACGTTCTCAAATTAACGGAATCAAAATACGGTCTTTTCAAGAAGCTTGGCTTGCAGGAAATCTGA
- a CDS encoding TIGR00288 family NYN domain-containing protein: MFENVGRAIQKAFKKKDRKNLAVFVDGPNILRKEFSVDLRQIKKAVEPLGEIKVAKVFLNQFASNKLVEAVVNEGFESIITVGDVDVAMAVDATEAVFNPNIHCIAFVTRDSDFLPAVVKTKKYGKESVAILVDDASSSALKNTADKVVYLGK; encoded by the coding sequence GTGTTCGAAAACGTTGGCAGGGCAATCCAGAAGGCGTTCAAAAAGAAGGACCGGAAGAACCTGGCGGTTTTCGTCGACGGCCCCAACATTCTGCGCAAGGAATTCTCCGTCGACCTCAGGCAGATAAAAAAGGCCGTCGAACCCCTGGGCGAAATAAAGGTGGCAAAGGTTTTCCTCAACCAGTTCGCGTCAAACAAGCTCGTTGAAGCGGTTGTCAACGAGGGCTTTGAAAGCATAATAACAGTCGGCGACGTTGACGTGGCAATGGCTGTCGACGCCACTGAAGCCGTGTTCAACCCGAACATCCACTGCATTGCGTTCGTGACGCGCGACTCGGATTTCCTTCCAGCCGTGGTGAAAACCAAAAAATACGGAAAGGAATCAGTCGCAATCCTCGTCGATGACGCTTCCTCGTCCGCGCTGAAAAACACCGCCGACAAGGTAGTCTACCTGGGAAAGTGA
- a CDS encoding translation initiation factor IF-5A, translating into MVEIGEKKFSDVGGLKVGNYVLIDGFACQIRGIEKSKPGKHGSAKARITAFDIFTGQKKTLLKQTGAEAEVPIITKANGQVVAVMGDRVQIMDMETYQTFDTDNPKDIPGLKSGVEVEYNKWGSLVKIVRKKGG; encoded by the coding sequence ATGGTCGAAATTGGAGAAAAAAAGTTTTCGGATGTCGGCGGACTCAAAGTCGGCAACTATGTCCTGATTGACGGCTTTGCGTGCCAGATCAGGGGCATTGAAAAGTCCAAGCCGGGAAAGCACGGCTCGGCAAAGGCGAGGATTACCGCGTTTGACATTTTCACGGGCCAGAAAAAAACGCTTTTGAAGCAGACCGGCGCCGAAGCCGAGGTTCCCATCATCACAAAGGCGAACGGCCAGGTTGTCGCTGTAATGGGTGACAGGGTCCAGATAATGGACATGGAAACTTACCAGACATTCGACACGGATAATCCGAAAGACATTCCCGGCCTCAAAAGCGGCGTCGAAGTCGAATACAACAAGTGGGGCTCGCTTGTCAAAATCGTAAGGAAAAAGGGCGGATGA
- a CDS encoding arginase family protein: MKRTKIFLVPSEQGSLDKNRGCAKAPAAIIKALEKEGIKPENESVAVVQSDIEATDEAIFLAAKKAFAEKAGPEKFPVFLGGDHSITYSLFRAFSKTFGKDSALVIFDAHADCCQFFKPVSHEDMNKVLVEEGLLKPENLLIIGLRKVFDVEKGFLRKNKIKSIAPQTANLETQKARAQLRGFLAKRKNIYVSIDIDAFDPGFAPATGYPEKKGLLEKPFFSLLDVLLESGKVKAYDLVEANPSMNGGRKTVGLAARIIGKIARFRRISQ, translated from the coding sequence GTGAAGAGAACAAAAATCTTTCTGGTGCCCAGCGAGCAGGGCAGTCTGGACAAGAATCGCGGTTGCGCCAAAGCGCCTGCCGCAATCATAAAGGCTTTGGAAAAGGAAGGCATCAAGCCTGAAAACGAAAGCGTTGCAGTCGTGCAATCGGACATCGAGGCAACTGATGAAGCCATTTTTTTGGCTGCAAAAAAGGCTTTTGCGGAAAAGGCGGGTCCGGAAAAATTTCCGGTTTTTCTGGGCGGCGACCACTCCATAACGTATTCATTGTTCAGGGCTTTTTCGAAAACTTTCGGCAAGGATTCGGCGTTGGTGATTTTTGACGCGCACGCCGACTGCTGCCAGTTTTTCAAGCCCGTGAGCCACGAGGACATGAACAAGGTTTTGGTTGAAGAAGGTTTGCTGAAGCCCGAAAATCTGCTTATCATCGGCCTGAGAAAAGTCTTTGATGTCGAAAAGGGTTTCCTGCGGAAAAACAAAATCAAAAGCATTGCGCCGCAAACCGCAAACCTTGAAACGCAAAAGGCAAGGGCGCAATTGCGGGGGTTTTTGGCAAAGCGGAAAAACATTTATGTCAGCATCGACATCGACGCTTTCGACCCGGGCTTTGCGCCTGCGACAGGATATCCGGAAAAAAAAGGTTTGCTGGAAAAGCCGTTTTTCTCGCTTTTGGATGTTTTGCTTGAAAGCGGCAAAGTGAAGGCATATGACCTGGTCGAAGCCAATCCTTCGATGAACGGCGGCCGGAAAACCGTTGGATTGGCGGCCCGCATAATCGGAAAGATTGCCCGATTCCGACGAATTTCGCAATAA
- a CDS encoding aspartate kinase codes for MVVVMKFGGAALENAEKIRNVFSVVKPRLAEKPVVVVSAMKGITDLLLGSFAEKSNVAKIRQIHVQALKELGLDEKLLDRLFAELEKAVSVVSRIHDVNPKTRDFAASFGERLCARLVAAHFEKQGVKAKAFDAWDLGMVTDSNFGKAQPLPEAEKAISEKFAKLKGVDVPVITGYIGKDRQGEITTLARGGTDYTASFVGAAIHARQIEFWKEVNGIMSADPRIVPEAKTISSLSFDEMAELAFFGAKVLHPRTVEPAVRKNIPLLVKNIFDPGHEGTIISEKAHETEHRVKAISSKKGVSIINVRAAEMLGSYGFAAKVFDILGRNRISVDLIATSEINISFSVSNNEAKDLENAVKEIRDFASVLVEGNRAIISVVGKGIKGKPGLAGKVFTSTAENGINVETISQAAPEINLTFVVDGKDADKAVRALHKKFVEEN; via the coding sequence ATGGTTGTTGTCATGAAATTCGGCGGCGCGGCCCTGGAGAACGCGGAAAAAATAAGAAACGTTTTTTCGGTAGTGAAGCCGAGGCTTGCCGAAAAGCCTGTCGTGGTCGTTTCCGCGATGAAAGGCATAACCGACCTTTTGCTTGGCTCGTTTGCGGAAAAATCGAATGTCGCGAAGATAAGGCAAATCCATGTCCAGGCGCTGAAAGAGCTTGGCCTTGATGAGAAGCTTTTGGACCGGCTTTTTGCGGAACTTGAAAAAGCTGTTTCGGTCGTCAGCAGAATCCACGACGTGAATCCAAAGACAAGGGATTTTGCCGCGAGTTTCGGGGAAAGGCTTTGCGCAAGGCTTGTGGCGGCCCATTTTGAAAAACAAGGGGTCAAGGCCAAGGCTTTTGACGCGTGGGACCTGGGCATGGTTACTGACAGCAATTTCGGAAAGGCACAGCCCCTGCCGGAAGCGGAAAAGGCAATCTCTGAAAAATTTGCAAAATTGAAGGGCGTTGACGTGCCCGTCATAACCGGCTATATCGGAAAGGACAGGCAAGGCGAAATCACGACGCTTGCCAGGGGCGGAACGGATTACACTGCCTCGTTTGTCGGCGCGGCAATCCATGCCAGGCAGATTGAATTCTGGAAGGAAGTCAACGGCATCATGAGCGCGGACCCGCGCATTGTGCCGGAAGCTAAAACCATTTCCTCCCTGTCGTTTGACGAAATGGCCGAGCTTGCCTTTTTCGGCGCAAAGGTTTTGCATCCAAGAACTGTCGAACCTGCCGTGCGCAAGAACATCCCGCTTTTGGTGAAAAACATTTTCGATCCGGGGCATGAGGGCACGATCATCAGCGAAAAGGCGCATGAAACCGAGCACAGGGTCAAGGCCATTTCAAGCAAGAAAGGCGTTTCCATAATAAACGTGAGGGCGGCAGAAATGCTGGGCTCTTACGGCTTTGCCGCGAAGGTCTTCGACATTCTCGGAAGGAACAGGATTTCAGTCGACCTGATTGCCACGTCGGAGATAAACATTTCGTTTTCGGTCAGCAACAATGAGGCAAAGGACCTTGAAAATGCCGTGAAAGAAATCAGGGATTTCGCAAGCGTGCTTGTCGAGGGAAACCGCGCCATTATCAGCGTTGTCGGAAAAGGCATAAAGGGAAAGCCCGGCCTTGCTGGAAAGGTTTTCACTTCAACCGCGGAAAACGGCATCAACGTCGAGACAATCAGCCAGGCCGCACCCGAAATAAACCTGACGTTCGTCGTGGATGGAAAGGACGCGGACAAGGCAGTGAGGGCACTGCATAAAAAGTTTGTTGAAGAAAACTAA
- a CDS encoding DUF4013 domain-containing protein, with amino-acid sequence MDIAGAFKKPFSDITKLAIGIIVSLIPIVNILLLPGYLFRVAVNSTKGKPGLPEWSDPVGLVVRSLKLIVLMIIYYIPAIIVGAIGVGAAISAILANPGNILNSMTTAIAAGGVFILLALLLALLGGLFGTSAMLLAARTNRIGDGLKFGEAVKNFFRLRFIAALAIVLIIAVIINVVLGVIPVVGWVLALLLVFPLQTAYITILAEGYN; translated from the coding sequence ATGGATATTGCGGGGGCTTTCAAAAAGCCGTTTTCGGACATAACAAAACTTGCAATAGGCATAATCGTTTCATTGATTCCGATAGTCAACATTCTGCTGCTGCCGGGCTATCTTTTCAGGGTTGCCGTGAACTCTACAAAAGGCAAACCGGGATTGCCGGAGTGGAGTGACCCGGTCGGCCTGGTTGTCAGGAGCTTAAAGCTTATCGTGCTGATGATAATATACTATATTCCGGCAATCATTGTCGGCGCAATCGGCGTCGGCGCGGCAATTTCCGCGATACTGGCGAATCCCGGAAACATACTGAATTCAATGACTACTGCGATTGCCGCAGGCGGCGTGTTCATATTGCTGGCGTTGCTGCTTGCATTGCTCGGCGGATTGTTCGGAACCTCTGCCATGCTTCTGGCCGCGAGGACCAACAGAATCGGCGACGGCCTGAAATTCGGCGAGGCCGTAAAGAATTTTTTCAGGCTCAGGTTCATTGCCGCCCTGGCCATAGTGCTCATTATTGCGGTGATAATCAACGTGGTTTTGGGAGTAATTCCGGTTGTCGGCTGGGTTCTTGCATTGCTGCTTGTTTTCCCGCTCCAGACCGCGTACATCACAATCCTTGCGGAAGGCTACAACTGA
- a CDS encoding M50 family metallopeptidase: MRIGKFFGIPIELHSSFILLIAVIALVLAFFSPDRFTQTLLLLFFLFLSVLLHELCHSIVATELGYKVQKIILLPIGGVAMTETMPKKPKEEFLVAIAGPAFNFIVVLAVLFAVAAFNLPFPKEIAAEKLEEYVLNFPLFGLVWVNFILGAFNLFTPALPLDGGRVFRAILAKFVGFNRATKIVGKVSSFVAIALFLVGILYADFIIAIIAVFIYLGSKQETESVSVSENLEKISVSGIVRKKPFLVKGSETVEKAFEKMLELNETAALVKLGKGFGILTLEGVRNVPETRRWDTPAEKACFHVPAVARNADAAALFSQANAKGIPMFPVAEKGRLLGVVFREDLEKLYALRLAANSKK; the protein is encoded by the coding sequence ATGCGCATAGGCAAGTTTTTCGGCATTCCAATCGAACTGCATTCGTCGTTCATCCTTCTGATCGCGGTAATCGCCTTAGTGCTCGCGTTTTTTTCGCCTGACCGGTTCACGCAGACGCTTTTGCTTTTGTTTTTCCTGTTCCTGTCGGTTCTGCTGCACGAATTGTGCCATAGCATTGTCGCAACGGAACTCGGCTACAAAGTGCAGAAAATAATCCTTTTGCCCATCGGGGGGGTTGCGATGACGGAAACCATGCCGAAAAAGCCGAAAGAGGAATTCCTGGTCGCGATTGCCGGGCCGGCATTCAACTTCATTGTAGTGCTGGCAGTGCTGTTCGCGGTTGCCGCGTTCAACCTGCCTTTTCCAAAGGAAATAGCCGCGGAAAAGCTTGAGGAATACGTGCTCAACTTTCCCCTGTTCGGCCTTGTCTGGGTCAATTTCATTCTCGGCGCATTCAACCTTTTCACCCCGGCACTGCCGCTGGACGGCGGAAGGGTGTTCAGGGCAATCCTCGCGAAATTCGTGGGATTCAACCGCGCCACGAAAATTGTCGGCAAAGTCAGCTCGTTCGTTGCAATCGCGCTGTTTTTGGTCGGCATCCTCTACGCCGATTTCATAATCGCAATCATCGCGGTTTTCATCTACCTGGGCTCGAAGCAGGAAACCGAAAGCGTTTCGGTTTCGGAAAATCTTGAAAAGATAAGCGTTTCAGGCATTGTCAGAAAAAAGCCTTTTTTGGTCAAGGGCAGTGAGACCGTTGAAAAGGCGTTTGAAAAAATGCTGGAGCTGAATGAAACCGCAGCGCTCGTGAAATTGGGAAAAGGCTTCGGAATTCTCACGCTTGAAGGCGTCAGAAACGTGCCGGAAACAAGGCGCTGGGACACTCCTGCTGAAAAGGCCTGCTTTCACGTTCCCGCGGTTGCAAGGAATGCCGATGCCGCTGCATTGTTTTCGCAGGCGAACGCGAAAGGCATTCCGATGTTCCCTGTTGCGGAAAAGGGCAGGCTTTTGGGCGTGGTTTTCCGCGAGGACCTCGAAAAACTGTACGCTTTGAGGCTCGCGGCGAACAGCAAAAAGTAA
- a CDS encoding HIT family protein, with amino-acid sequence MDEDCVFCRIVKGEIPSVKLFENGSILAFLDIMPAAKGHCLVIPKKHHSRIIGVPHDDLKEIMLCVQKIGAAQMSALGADGFNVLQSNGEAAGQVIPHVHFHVIPRRKDDKLDFSWVQNREEKEELERYCRLLKEQI; translated from the coding sequence ATGGACGAAGACTGCGTTTTCTGCAGGATTGTGAAAGGCGAGATTCCGAGCGTGAAGCTCTTTGAAAACGGGTCCATTCTCGCGTTCCTGGACATAATGCCCGCGGCAAAAGGCCATTGCCTCGTCATCCCGAAAAAACACCACTCAAGGATAATCGGCGTGCCGCACGATGACCTGAAAGAAATCATGCTTTGCGTGCAGAAAATTGGCGCGGCGCAGATGTCGGCTTTGGGCGCGGACGGATTCAATGTCCTACAGTCGAACGGCGAGGCCGCCGGCCAGGTCATTCCGCACGTGCATTTCCACGTGATTCCGCGCAGGAAAGACGACAAACTTGACTTTTCCTGGGTGCAGAACAGGGAAGAAAAAGAGGAACTTGAACGCTATTGCAGGCTGCTTAAGGAACAGATCTAA
- the metG gene encoding methionine--tRNA ligase, giving the protein MIILPASPIFGHAYEKTCADVQARYHRLLGEKVFFLTGTDEHGQKIQRKAEAAGKPPKQYVDEMSVHFKALCNAWNFSFDRFIRTTDKDHEKKCRQLFKLALDNGDIYLGKYEGLYCAQCEAFYLEKDLADGKCKMHKVSAEPVSEPSYFFRMAKYQKYLVDLLEKNPEIVRPEGKRLEILNRIKAEPLRDLSVSRTSFSWGIPLPNDKKHTIYVWWDALVNYLTGVGWPDKNFKTFWPANVQNIGVDIVWFHSAIWFSMLKSMGIAPPKQVWVHGFINTASGEKMSKSLGNVIDPLELVQRYPVDAVRYYLMREIPFGQDGSFSEQALVERINNELANELGNLLNRTIVMLEKYHAGKIPKSKTNAGLQKSLNLKKIQEKMDAFEFHEALNETFAFMGSCNKFINEREPWKQSGKQLDETLYSLADSLRIISILISPFMPETSGKINAQLGVKAGLWKDTKFNLLKAGAKTKKGEVLFQKMKFEEKVETARPIKVVVDKDVMGLGLKVFSAVVENAKIKNKHSGLEREKKDAAEKTDLSSPEANNLIREYEKVYDRLGISNVTNSVRNLVEQVKVQGKLPQINTAVDAYNLVSLRRKVVVGAHDISKLSGDIRFRIYDGKTPYTPLGSQAKKEIPKGGFAVEDSKEVICWLDEKQCEHTKVDNGTRHIVLYVQGNNLMSDDYCKNALKEICEKITNYCGGTWKEI; this is encoded by the coding sequence TTGATTATCCTTCCAGCAAGCCCCATCTTCGGCCACGCCTATGAAAAGACGTGCGCGGACGTCCAGGCGAGGTACCACCGCCTGCTCGGCGAAAAGGTTTTCTTCCTGACGGGCACGGACGAGCACGGCCAGAAAATCCAAAGAAAAGCGGAAGCCGCCGGCAAGCCGCCCAAGCAATACGTCGACGAAATGTCCGTTCACTTCAAGGCCCTGTGCAATGCCTGGAATTTTTCCTTCGACCGCTTCATCCGCACCACGGACAAGGACCACGAAAAGAAGTGCCGGCAGCTGTTCAAGCTCGCGCTCGACAACGGCGACATTTACCTGGGCAAGTACGAGGGCCTTTACTGCGCGCAATGCGAAGCATTCTATCTCGAAAAGGACCTTGCTGACGGCAAGTGCAAAATGCACAAGGTGTCCGCAGAACCCGTTTCCGAGCCAAGCTATTTTTTCCGCATGGCAAAATACCAGAAATACCTGGTTGACCTGCTTGAAAAAAATCCTGAAATCGTGCGGCCGGAAGGCAAACGCCTTGAAATCCTCAACCGCATCAAAGCCGAGCCTTTGCGCGACTTGTCCGTTTCACGCACTTCTTTCAGCTGGGGCATTCCGTTGCCCAACGACAAAAAACACACAATTTACGTCTGGTGGGATGCCCTCGTCAACTATCTCACCGGCGTAGGCTGGCCTGACAAAAACTTCAAAACCTTCTGGCCGGCAAACGTGCAAAACATCGGCGTCGACATTGTCTGGTTCCACTCTGCCATCTGGTTTTCAATGCTCAAGTCCATGGGCATTGCGCCGCCGAAACAGGTCTGGGTGCACGGCTTCATCAACACCGCTTCGGGCGAAAAAATGTCAAAGTCCCTGGGCAATGTCATAGACCCCCTGGAATTGGTTCAGCGCTATCCGGTTGACGCGGTGCGATATTACCTGATGCGCGAAATACCTTTCGGCCAGGACGGAAGTTTTTCCGAGCAGGCGCTGGTTGAACGCATAAACAACGAGCTGGCAAACGAACTGGGCAACCTGCTGAACAGGACAATAGTCATGCTTGAAAAATACCATGCGGGCAAAATACCGAAATCCAAAACCAATGCAGGCCTCCAGAAAAGCCTGAACCTGAAAAAAATCCAAGAAAAGATGGACGCATTCGAGTTCCACGAGGCGCTGAACGAAACCTTCGCTTTCATGGGCTCCTGCAACAAGTTCATTAACGAGCGCGAGCCCTGGAAGCAGTCCGGCAAACAGCTTGACGAAACGCTTTACTCCCTTGCAGATTCCCTGCGCATAATTTCAATTCTAATTTCCCCTTTCATGCCGGAGACAAGCGGCAAAATCAACGCGCAATTGGGCGTGAAGGCTGGCCTGTGGAAGGACACGAAATTCAATCTGCTCAAAGCGGGCGCGAAGACAAAAAAAGGCGAAGTGCTTTTCCAGAAAATGAAGTTCGAGGAAAAAGTTGAAACTGCGCGGCCAATAAAAGTCGTAGTCGACAAGGACGTTATGGGCTTGGGCCTGAAAGTCTTTTCCGCCGTCGTCGAAAACGCGAAAATCAAGAACAAGCATTCCGGCCTGGAGCGCGAAAAAAAGGATGCGGCCGAAAAAACCGATTTGTCGTCGCCGGAAGCGAACAACCTGATACGCGAATACGAAAAAGTTTACGACCGCCTTGGCATTTCAAACGTGACGAATTCCGTCCGCAACCTTGTCGAGCAGGTGAAAGTGCAGGGCAAACTCCCGCAGATCAACACTGCGGTGGATGCATACAACCTGGTTTCATTGCGGCGCAAGGTTGTCGTGGGAGCGCACGACATAAGCAAGCTTTCAGGCGACATCCGCTTCAGGATTTATGATGGCAAAACGCCTTACACCCCGCTTGGCTCGCAGGCGAAAAAGGAAATCCCGAAAGGCGGCTTTGCGGTTGAAGACTCGAAGGAAGTAATCTGCTGGCTTGACGAAAAGCAGTGCGAGCACACAAAGGTCGACAACGGCACAAGGCACATTGTTTTGTACGTGCAGGGCAACAATCTGATGTCAGACGATTACTGCAAAAACGCCTTGAAGGAAATCTGCGAAAAAATCACCAATTACTGCGGCGGAACGTGGAAGGAGATTTGA
- the msrB gene encoding peptide-methionine (R)-S-oxide reductase MsrB encodes MAEKLSDAGLRKKLSGEEFRVLREKGTEMPFTGKLLHNRKKGDYKCKACGSVLFESGTKFDSGTGWPSFDQAKKGAVKLERDESFGLGRTEAVCAKCGSHLGHVFDDGPTKTGKRYCINSVCLDFEETG; translated from the coding sequence ATGGCGGAAAAATTGTCCGATGCTGGGCTGAGGAAAAAACTTTCAGGCGAAGAATTCCGCGTTTTGCGCGAAAAGGGCACTGAAATGCCTTTCACCGGAAAGCTGCTGCACAACCGGAAAAAAGGCGATTACAAATGCAAGGCCTGCGGCAGCGTCTTGTTCGAGTCGGGCACGAAGTTTGACTCCGGCACGGGCTGGCCGAGCTTCGACCAGGCCAAAAAAGGCGCGGTAAAACTTGAACGCGACGAAAGCTTCGGCCTTGGCCGCACCGAAGCGGTTTGCGCCAAATGCGGCTCGCATCTCGGCCACGTCTTCGACGACGGCCCGACAAAAACCGGAAAACGCTATTGCATCAATTCGGTCTGCCTTGACTTCGAGGAAACGGGCTGA